A region of the Deltaproteobacteria bacterium genome:
ACTCGCCGGCCATGGTCACCTGGGCGCAGCCGAAGCCGCGGAAGGAACTGGCCGGCACCGTGTTGGTGTAGACCATGGTGTTGTCGATCTGGACGTTGGGTATGGCGTAGGGGCCGACGCAGCGGTTGGACGACTTCTCGCACACCAGGGGGCTGTTCTCCGCGTAGGCGCCGGTGTTCATCAAGATCTTGGCTTGGCGCGCGATGATCTTGCCGTCGGCGTCCGCCGCGGTGCGCATCCAGGTGAGGGCGTCGTCGCCGCGGGTGGTGAGCATCGCCTCTTCCACGCTGAGCTGCAGCTTCACCGGCCGCCGCGCCTTCCATGCGCACGCCGACACCAGCGGCTCGATCTTGGTGTAGGACTTGCTGCCGTAGCCGCCGCCCACGAACGGCACGATCAGGCGGATCTGGCTGACCGGCATGTCGAAGATGGTCTTGAGGTCGTGGCGCACCATGAAGGGGTGCTGGGCCGAGGAGTAGATGGTGACGTTGTCGTCGCCCACCTCGGCGATGGCCACGTAGGGCTCCATGGCGTAGGCGTAGGCCATGGGGAAGTAATACTCGCCTTCCACCACCGTCGCGGCGTTGGAGAAGGCCTCGTCCACGTCGCCCCACTTGATGTGGTGCTCCTGGCACAGGTTGGTGCCCCGGCCCGCGGTGACCTCGCCCTCGAAGCCGCGCAGGGCGCCGGCCTCGAACTCGCGCTGGTGCAAGAGCGGCGCGGCGGGGTCCAGCGACTCCCGCGGCTCCATCACCGCCGGCAGCTCCTCGTACTCCACGTGGATGAACTCCAGCGCCTCGTAGGCGGTGAGCTCGTCCTCCGCGATGACCGCGGCCACGGGCTCGCCCGCGTAGCGCACCTTGTCGATGGCCACCAGCGGATGGTCCTTGACGGCGTGGCCGAAGTACGGGTTCAGCCCTTCCAGGTCGTCGCCCCGCAGCACGCAGTAGACGCCGGGCCGGGCCTCCGCCTCGGACGTGTCCATGGAGACGATGCGGGCGTGGGCGTAGGGGCTCCGCAGCACCTTGGCGTAGGCCATGCCCGCGAGCTTGACGTCGCTCACGTACAGCGCCCGCCCGGACACCTTGGCGCGCCCGTCGCGGCGCGGCACCGAGTGGTTGACCACCTCGAAGTCGCGGTTCTTGTCGTCGCTCATCCGCGCGCCTCCTTCATCACCGTCGCCGCCTTGCGGATGGCCTTCACGATGGGCACGTATCCGGTGCAGCGGCAGAGGTTGCCGTCCATGTGGTGAATGATCTCGTCGTCGGTGGGATCGGGGTTGTCGTCGAGCAGGGCCTTGGCCGACAGGATCATGCCCGGCGTGCAGAAGCCGCACTGGAACGCGAACTCGTCGATGAAGCACTGCTGGATCGGATGCAACGAGCGGTCGGCGTTCTCCAGCCCTTCGACGGTGGTGACGCGGCGGCCCTGGGCCTCGTAGGCCAAGTAGGTGCAGGCGCTGACCGGCAGGCCGTCCACCAGCACCGTGCACGCGCCGCACACCTGCACCTCGCACGAGATCTTGGTGCCGGTGAGGTTCAGGCGGTTGCGCAGCACTTCCGAAAGGGTCTGCTGCGGCTCGCACTCCACGGCCGTGTCCTTGCCGTTGAGCTCGAAACGCAACTCCACGAGGGCTGGTTTCGCGTTAGACATAGTGCGGAATGATCTCCTCCGACCAGAGCAGCATCTCCTTGTACATGGTGTCCATGTCCGGGTAGATGAGCTTCAGCTCGAAGTGCTGGACGCCGGCCTCGATGAACTCGTCGAGGCGCCGGCGCACGTCGTCCACCGAACCGATGATGTGGCGGTCCAGGGCGAACTGGATGTTGTCGACGTCGCGCTCGTAGGTGTGGGAGCTTTCGCGGATGGTGGGCAGCGCCAGGGTCATGGCCTCGTCCCGGGTGCGGGCGATGCAGGCCAGCTTTTCCACGGCGATCTTGATGCCCGCGGGATCACGCCCGGCGTCCTCGGCGGCCTTGTTGAGGATCTCGCAGCCCCGGGCCATCTCCGTGGGCGACAGCCACCCGGGAATCCAGCCCTCGCCGTAGCGGCCCGCGCGCACCGCGGCCTGGTCCATCCAGCCGCCCACCCACACCGGCGGGTGCGGCTGCTGCACCGGCTTGGGGTGGATTTCGGCGTTGTCGAACTTGAGGTACTTGCCCTCGTAGGACGCCATGGGCTGGGTCCAGATGGCCTTCATGGCCTCAATGTACTCGTCGGTGCGGTTGCCCCTGCCCTTGATGGGCACCTCGAACACGTCGAACTCGCTGGAGTCGCGGGTGGCCTTCGAGCCCAGGCCCACGCCCACCAACAAGCGCCCGTCGCACAGGTGGTCCAGGGTGGCGCACTGCTTGGCCGCGTAGATGGGGTTGCGCAGCGGCATCACGAGACACGCCACGCCGATCTGGATGTCCTTGGTCTTGGCGGCCAGGTACGACATCGTGGTCATGCACTCGAAGAAGTTGGCCTCCTGCGCGTCGGTCAGGGCCTCGGCGGCGCCGGACGAGATATGGTGCCGGTGCATCTCCGAGCTCCACACCACGTGGTCATGGAGCCAGATCGTGTCGAAGCCCAACTCCTCGGAATTCTGTGCCGCCTTGACGATGTTCTCCTTGCTGGAGAGCGGCCCCGAGTTGGGCACCCTGATACCGAATTCGAACTTCCCCATGATCAATACTCCTCGCCCTCTGGTTTTCTTCGGTACGCGTCCTTCGACCTAGGCCGGGGTTCGGGCGTCCGGGATGATGTTGGGTCCGCCCTCCATCATTTCGGACGCCCGAACCCGGGCCCGCGCCGCCATCCCGGTCCCTACGGTTCCGTGATGCCGACGCGGTCGTACTTGAGATGACGGTTGTACCAGTCCACCACCTCGCCGGCGATCCGGTCGAAGTAGTCGTTGTAGACCCCGTAGTGGGTGGTCTTCCGCAGCATGACGAGCTTCTTGGGCTCGCCCGCCTTCTCGTACATGCGGATGGAGTGCTCTTCCGGGGTGGTGGCGTCATTCTCCACCGCGACGAACAGCACGCCCCGCGGCGAGATCTTGTGGACCACGTCCTCCGGGCAGTAGTCCAGGATGGCGTCGGCGCACTGCAGCGGCATCTGGTTGGGGATCTTGGACGCCACCTCTTTCTTGATGTTGGTGGTCATGCGCTCCGGGGTCTGGACCATGATCTCCTCGCGCGCCGCCACCAGCTCGCCGGTGCCGTTCAGCACCCGGACCCGGCGATCCTCCTCGATGCGCTTGAGGTAGTCGATCCACTCGTATTCCCGGCGCATGGAATGGAGCCAGTCGCGGCCGCTGCACACGCCCAGGTAGCAGACCACGCACTTGACCCGGCTGTCGGTGGCGCCCACCAGCACGGCGTTGCCGCCGCCGGTGCCGCCGGAGCCGTAGGTGGCGATGCGGTCGGAGTCCACGTCGTCGCGGGTCTCCATGTACGTGATGGCGTTGCGGATGTCCTCGGCCTGCCAGGTGGGCATGACCCAGCCCTTCTGCGGGCCTTCGCTCTGCCCCCAGCCGCGGTAGTCGAAGCACAGGCACGCGTAGCCCGACTCGCACAACCGCTCGAACATCAGGATGTAGTGCTTGGCGTCCTTGAGTCCCAGAAAGCCCGGGCCCTGGACGATGCCCGGCCAGGGTTTCCCCTGGTCATCGTCGGGCAGGTAGACGGTCCCGTGGACCTTGTATCCTTCGCTGTAGAAGTAGACGTCCTCTGTTCGCATGTGGTCCTCCCAAGGAGCGCCCGGCCGTTCCGCCTAGGCGCGCACCGCCGGCAGGACTTCCTTGCCCAGCAGCTCGATCTGCTCGTACCAGTCTTCGTAGCGGAACCGGAGGTCGTAGACGATGTGGTTGAGGCCGCCCTCTTCGTAGCGCTGCGTGTCGCGGACGATGTCCTCCGGCGTGCCCGCCAACAAGAGCCCCTCGATGTCCTCCAGCTTGGAGAAGGTGCCGGACTTGGGCTTCACCCATGTGGGCTTCTTGTTGCCCTCGTTGATGAGCCCCGGCGCGTTGACCTTGCTCACCGCGGTGTCCTTGTCCTTGGCGATGCTGGTGATGGGGATGGCGCCGGTGGTGACCATGGGCTTGCCGGCCTTGTCGCACAGGTCGTGCAGGTACTTGATGCACTTGTGGAAGGTCGCCAGCGGGATGCGTCCGGGCATCCAGCCGTCGCAGTAGTCCACCGCCCGCCGGCACGAGGCCGGGGTGCCGCCGCCGTACCAGATGGGGATGGGCGCCAGCGGCGTGGGCTTCAACTCGACGTCCTCGAAGGAGTAGTACTCGTCCTGGTAGTTCACCTTTTCCCCGGCCCAGAGGCGCCGCACGAGGTGGGAGTTGATCTTGGCCATGTTGAAGCGGTCGTCCCGCGTGTTCTTGAGTCCCGCCGCGGCGAACTCGTGCTGGAACGTCCCGGCGCCGATGCCCATGATGACCTTGCCCTCGGACAACACGCTCAGGGCCGCCATGCACTGGGCCAAGTGGATCGGGTGTCTGTGGGAGATCATCGTACCCGATCCCAGGATCAGCTTCTTGCACACCGACGAGATCGCCGACAGGATGGCGACGCACTCGATGTGGGTGTTGTCCGTGCCTTCCATGCCGTGGGGCTCGAACACCAGGTGGTCCCGCACCCAGACGGAGTCAAAACCCAAGGACTCGGCCAGCTTGGATCCCTCGATGCACTTCTCGACCGATCCCTGATCCCCGAAATGGGGCAGCAACAGTCCGAACTTCAGTTTCGTCGCCATGCTCAAACCTCCTTGCGGTTTCCTGTGGAAATTGACTTGAAGAGAAATACCCTCGGCGTCCGTGAACCGGCTCACCGGAAACAAGTGTGCGAAACGACGCCTTCAAGCGCCATTTCATTTCATCAACTTGCGGATGCTGTCGCTGCGAAGGACCATGAACAATGCGGCCGGGGAGGAGCATTGCTGGACCGCATCGCGGCAGTGACGTCCTGCACGATGTTCCGAGCCGAGAATCTTATATAGACTCCGCTCGCGAAAACTGTCAAGCGAGCCCCAGGAGCGCCGGCGGCTTGGCCGGGCCGGCAAGGCACGGGATCACCGCGATTCTTTTGCGCTCGTCGCCTGCGGGGACTGCTCACGCTCGACGGCGGCGCGCGTCTGGGCGAGGTAGGTACGGCTGACGGGAACCAGGTGCCCGCCCGTGAGGCGCAGGAACACACGGTGGTTGCGTTTGGTCCAACCCTCCACGTGCCGAAGCGCGACCCAGTAGGAGCGGTGTACCCGGATGCCTTGGGGCGACAGCTCGTGGATGGCGTCGACGAAACGCATCAGCAGGGCGCAATTGCCGGTGGCGGTGACGATCTCCACGTAGTGGTCGCGCATCTTGAGGTAGATGACGTCCTGTCCCGCCTCCGCCGGCAGGCGGCGCAGGAAGCCGGACCGGGACTCCTCGGCGTTGTGGCCGGCCGCGACGCGGGACGCCGCTCGTTCGTCCGGGGTGTCGGGCGGAGCCGTATCGGGAAGCGTTTCCGTCCAGGTTTCGCCGGCCGCTTCGTCCCTGGAACGTTGGCTGACCAGATAGTGGGTGACGGTCCCGCATATCAGGACGGAGATCGTCAGGAACAGGTACACGGTGGGCCAGTCGGCGGGGACCAAGAGGGGAGGGAAGAGCAGCGTGTCGACGCCGTATGCGATGACCGTGGCCGTGGGCGTGGCAATGAAAGTGGCCGCGAAAGCCGCCAGCGTGATGCCCGGCGGGCTCCAGTACCGCGTGAGGTAGAGCGTAACGACGTACTCCGCATAGCACAAAGGCGCGACCAAGGCCGAGCACAGACCGAGATAGGCCGCGCGTTGGGTCCATGTGAGGCCATCCGCACCCAACGGGCATATGAGAGTGTATGCGCCCAGGTACAGGGCCATCAAGATCAGGACCCTCTTGAAGATGTAGGGACTCAGCGCTTCACGATACGCAGCCTCCCACGGATGTTCCTTGCTGCCGTCCACCTCATCATCCGAAACCGACGAAGAGTACGAACTGCCCATTTTTCACCAATCCCGTGGTTGAATACCTCTTCATGGACACTATTTGACCGATCGATAAATGTCAAATGGGTTCTCCCTCCGGGATGTTCCGGTCTCCTTGTCGCAGGACCGGAATTCGTCTAAAGAAGCAACAGCTAAACGGACGCGCTGGCAGTGCCGCGCGGCTCAGGGAGGGAAACGATGAGCGACTTTTACAGTGAATGGCTGAACACCACCGGACGGAACGAGGAATTCGTGGAGAACGCGCCGCGAGTCGCGCGCCACAAGGAGCTCGAGTGGGTCAAGACGCGGCAGGACGCCAAGGCCGCGTTGATGATCGCGCCCGAGAAGGGCTTCCCCACCGGCGGCAGCATGATGATGCGGGCGGAGATTCCCGTGGGGTGGCACACCGGGCGTCACAGCCACGGCGAGGAGGCGATTTACGTCGAGAGCGGCACCGGCTTCATGGTGCTCGACGGGAAGCGCTACGACTTCGGGCCGGGTACCGTGCTCCACGTGCCCTACCGTTCCGAGCACCAGTTGTTCAACAACGGCGACGTCCCGGTGGGGTACATCTCGGGGCTGGCATGGCACCTGGAGGCCTCGGTCTACATGGGACGCCTGGAGCAGTTCGAGGACTGCGGCGCCAACGACCCGGCGGCGATGGCGGCCATCGGGCCGGAAGAGTCCCAGGACTGGCCGGAAGACGGCCGGCGCATCTCCATGCACCAGGACCAGCACGAGCTTTCGGGCGAGTCCAAGCACGGCGCCACCTACTTCCTCATGGGGCGCAGCGGCAGCCGCAACGGCTTCAAGGCCACCGCGGCCGCCATCAGTTCCATCTTCGTGGAGTTGCCGCGCTCCAAGAGCCACAGCCACGCGCACCCCGAGGCGTACCTCTACGCGCTCATGGGGGCGGGCTACTCGGAGATCGGCGGGAAGAAGTACACCTGGGAGCAGGGGGACGCGGTCCACGTGCCTCCCGGCATGATGCACCACCAGCACTTCAATCCCAGCGACGGCGAGACCCGCGAGCTGCGCTTCGAGTTCGGCATCCGCTACTGGATCGTGGATCAGTGGAAGGGCTACACCACCATCGACAAGCACCTCAAGGCCATGTCGATGGATGAGGGCGACGAGGACAAGTAGCCCGGCTGGCAAGCCGCCCGCGGCACGGTCCGTTCCGCGCGGACATCGCGGGCGGCTATTCGTCCTATTCGTCGATTCCGGCCAGATCCAGCAGAAACGCGTATTCCAGGGCGATTTCGCGGTAACGTCTGAAACGCCCCGATGCGCCGCCGTGTCCCGCTTCCATATTGGTCTTCAGCAGCAGCCGGTTCCGATCGGTCTTGACGGCGCGCAGCCTGGCGACCCATTTGGCCGGCTCCCAGTACTGCACCTGGGAATCGTGCAGGCCGGTGGTCACCAGCATGTGCGGGTAGTCCCTGGCGGCGACGTTGTCGTAGGGCGAGTAGGACAGGATGTAGTCGTAGAACTCCTTGTCGTCGGGGTTGCCCCACTCGTCGTACTCGCCGGTGGTGAGGGGGATGTCCGGGTCCAGCATGGTGGTGACCACGTCCACGAACGGCACCTGCGCCACCATGCCCTTGAACAGGTCCGAGCGCAGGTTCACCACCGCCCCCATCAGGAGCCCGCCGGCGCTTCCGCCCATGGCGAAGAGCCGTTCCCGTGAAGTATAGCGCTGCTCGATCAGGTGCTCGGCGCACGCGATGAAGTCCGTGAACGTGTTCTTCTTCCTGAGCAGCCTGCCGTCCTCGTACCACGCCCGCCCCATCTCCTCGCCGCCGCGGATGTGGGCGATGGCGAAGACGAAGCCCCGGTCGAGCAGGCTCAGGCGCGCGGAGCCGAAGGCGGCGTCGAGGCTGTGGCCGTAGGAGCCGTAGCCGTAGAGCAGCAGCGGACTGCGGCCGTCGCGTTCCATCCCCTTGCGGTACACCAGCGAGATGGGCACCCGGGCGCCGTCCGCGGCCGTGGCGTGGAGCCGCTCGGTGCGGTAGTCGCCGCTGTCGAAGCCGCCGAGCACCTCTTCCTGCTTGAGCAGGGTCCTCGCGCGCGTCACCATGTCGTAGTCGTAAATGGAGCTGGGGGTGGTCATGGAGGTGTAGCCGTAGCGCAGCACCGTGGTGTCGAACTCCGGGTTCACGCTGGTGCCGGCGGCGTAGGCGGGCTCGCCGAACTCCAGGTAGTGCTCCTCCGAACCGTCCCACGGGATGACGCGGAGGCGCATCAGGCCGTCGTGCCGTTCCTCCAGCACCAGGTGGTCGCGGAACACCTCGAAGCCCTCCAGCAGCACCTCGGGCCGGTGCGGGATGACCTCCTTCCAATGCTCCTTGCCGGTGCGGTCCACCGGCGTCGACATGAGGCGGAAATTCTGCGCTTCGTGGTTGGTGTGGATGAAGAAGCGGTCCTCGAAGTGGTCGACCGCGTGTTCGTGGCCCCGTTCCCGCGGCACGAAGACCGTGAACGCGCCGGTGGGGTCGCCGGCGTCGAGGTAGCGGTACTCGCTGCTCAGGGTCTGGGAAGAGACGATCATCAAGTATCGCTTGGACTTCGTCTTGAACACGTGGGCCGAGAAGGTGTCGTCGGTTTCCTCGTAGACGAGCACGTCCTCGGCGGGATCGGTCCCGAGCACGTGGCGGTAGATGCGGCAGGAGCGCAGGGTCTCCGGGTCCTGCTTGGCGTAGAAGAGCGTGCGGTTGTCGTTGGCCCAGGTGATGTTGCTCGTCACCTCCGGGATGACGTCGGGCAGCGTCTCTCCGGTGGCGAGGTCCTTGAAACGGACGGTGTAGATGCGCCGCCCCTGCGTGTCCTCCGCGTACGCCAGCAGGTCCTGTCCGAAGCTCACCGCTATGCGCGCCACCGAGAAGAACTCGTGGCCTTCGGCCAGCGCGTTGACGTCGAGCATCAGCTCCTCGGGGTTCTCCAGGGACTCGCGCTTGCGCGCGTAAAGCGGATACTCCTGACCCTCCTCGAATCGGGTGTAATAGTAGTAGTCGTCCCTGCGGTAGGGCACGGACATGTCCGTCTGCTTGATGCGCCCCTTGATCTCCTCGAACAGGGAGTCCTCCAGCTCCTGGACGTGGGCCATGGACTCCTTGGTGTGGGCGTTTTCCGCTTCCAGATAGGCCACGGTGTCGGGGTTGTCCCGTTCGCGCAGCCAGTAATAGTCGTCGGTGCGCACGTGACCGTGGTGCTCGAGTCTTTCGGGAATGATCTTGGCGGCCGGTGGATTCAGAGTGCGTTCCATCGGTCCACCTTAGCAGAATTCGGCGCGCCCACGAACGCGGCGCGCGCTCGCATTCCGTGGCCAAAGGCTCTAGTGTTGGCCTGTGCGCATCCGGAAAGGACACCAAGCAGAGGAGGGCGTCATGGCGACCAGGGCCGTCAAGGAGTTCGAAGTCCATCCCTACGTGCAGTTCATGAGCGACCGGTTCGGGGCGTATGACCGCTGGATCGAATCCGAGGGGTTGCCGGTGGTGAGCGGCTCCCACGTCCGGGACGTGCGCCGCATGGAGCTGGGCGAGTGGCCGCGCCGCGGCGGCAAGGGCGCCTACCTGTCGTTCTCCGACCAGCGCGTGGCCGACGGCTACGTGTGCGAGATCGCCGCGGGGACGAGCCTCGAGCCCCAGCGGCACCTGTTCGAGGAGATTGTGCTCATCACCCAGGGACGCGGCGCCACCACGGTGTGGTACGACGACGCGCGCAAGCGCACCTTCGAGTGGGAAACCGGGAGCCTCTTCGCCATCCCCCTCAACGCCTGGCACCAGCACTTCAACGCCAGCGGCCAGGAACCGGCGCGCTATTTCGCCCTCACCAGCGCCCCGGTGGTGTTCGAGCTCTACCGGGACCCGGGTTTCATCTTCAACACCGACCACGTCTTCAGGGACCGCTTCGATCCGGCCCAGGAGGACTTCTTCAGCCGCGACGGGAAGTACAACACCGACTATTACGGCGGCATCCTGGAGAACAACTTCATCAGCAATATCCGCGACATCAAGCTGGTGCCGCGGGAGAAGCGCGGCAAGGGCAACCGCAACATGTACATCCACATGGCCGGCAGCACCATGCTCGCCCACGTCTCCCAGTTCCCGGTGGGGACCTACAAGAAGGCGCACCGGCACGGCCCCGGCGCGCACATCTACATGCTCGACTCCACCGGCTATTCGCTCATGTGGCAGGAGGGCGCGAAGCCCGAGCGCTTCGACTGGCAGGAGGGCACCGTGATGTCGCCGCCGGCGGGGAGCTGGCATCAGCACTACAACACCGGCCCCGAGCCGTGCCGGTTCGTGGCGCTGCACGCTTCCACCGCGGTGCAGGGCGAGGAGCGCGGCGTCGAGCAGATCGAGTTCGAGGACGAGGACCAGGCGCTGCGTCGGATGTACGAGGACGAATGCGCGCGCAACGGCGTCACCGCACAGATGTGACGAGGGCGCGCGGCGCGGGGAGCGCCACCGCGCCAACCCCCTGCCGATGAGCAGATGAGTCCGGCGGGCCCCCCCGCCCGCCGCGACCGAAAGGAGCAGCCATGAGCGAGAGCACTTCCCGGAAGGCCCGGGCCATGGGCATCAACCACGTGGTGCTGGAGGTGGGGGACCTGGACGAGGCGCTGGCGTTCTACGGCGCCATCTTCGACTTCAGCCTGCGCGGCCGGGGCGACCACAACGCCTTCATCGACCTCGGCGACCAGTTCATCCAGTTGAGCCTGGGCAAGACCCAGGAGATGGACGGGAAGCGGCACTTCGGCTTCGTGGTGGACGACCGGGCACCGGTGCGCGCCGCCCTCGAACGCCTCGGCGTCGAGCCCCTGGACCAGCGCCTCAACTTCCGCGACCCCTGGGGCAACCGCATCGAGGTGGTGCCCTACGACGACGTCCAGTTCTCCAAGGCCCCCAACGTGCTCAACGGGATGGGCCTGGGCGGCCTGAAGAAGACGTCCGCCGCCGTCGAGGAGCTTTCGAAGAAGGGGATGACGCCGGAGTAGCCGGCGCCATCCCGTGCTGGCTCAGGACTGCGGCTTCTTGAAGCCCGTGAGAACCTGCAGGTACTCCTTGATGTCCGGCGGCATGTTGTTGATGGATTTCAACTTGTCCGCGATGTCCCGCGGGGATACGTAGGCGATGTTCAAGCGGGACTTCTTCGCTTCCGCCAGAAAACCTGGATCCTCCATCACGGCCTTGTAAGCCTTCCGCAGCGTGGCCACGCGGTCCCCCGGGGTCCCGGGCGGCAGCGTGTATACGCGCGTGATCTGGTTCTGGGCGTTCCAGGCGTTGAAAGCCGCGAGATTCTGACCGGTGAGAACATCCGAGAACAGCGGGATGTCTTTCACCTCGGGATCGGCGTGACGCTTGGTGATGACGAAGGGGACGAATTTCTTGTCCCCGGAGGCATCAAGCATTCCGCGCGCCGTGACCCTCATGGACTCCCAGGTCCAGCACGCGCCGTCCCCCTCGCCCGATTCCATGGCGAGCCGTATCTTGGCCGTGCCGCCGTACCCGGGGATGCTCTTGAACTTCGTTCCCAGTTGCTTGTTGAGGAACAGGAACGGATCCGTGGTGTTGCCGGGCGCGCGCGTGCCGCCCATGGCGACCGTCCTGCCCGATTTGACGACATCGTCCAGCGACTTGAGCCCCGAGCCGGCCATGAGGCCGCAGGTCACGGAGTCCGACGTCGGTGTGCCGATGTATTCGTACTTGGCGGGGTCGATCTTCACTTTCTTGTCGCCCATGGCGTGGGCGAAGATCAGCGCCGGGCTCCACACCCCCAGGGTCCGCCCATCGGGTTTGGCGCGCTTGAAAACGTACGTGGCGGTGATCAGGCTCCCCGCCCCCGGCATGTTC
Encoded here:
- a CDS encoding xanthine dehydrogenase family protein molybdopterin-binding subunit is translated as MSDDKNRDFEVVNHSVPRRDGRAKVSGRALYVSDVKLAGMAYAKVLRSPYAHARIVSMDTSEAEARPGVYCVLRGDDLEGLNPYFGHAVKDHPLVAIDKVRYAGEPVAAVIAEDELTAYEALEFIHVEYEELPAVMEPRESLDPAAPLLHQREFEAGALRGFEGEVTAGRGTNLCQEHHIKWGDVDEAFSNAATVVEGEYYFPMAYAYAMEPYVAIAEVGDDNVTIYSSAQHPFMVRHDLKTIFDMPVSQIRLIVPFVGGGYGSKSYTKIEPLVSACAWKARRPVKLQLSVEEAMLTTRGDDALTWMRTAADADGKIIARQAKILMNTGAYAENSPLVCEKSSNRCVGPYAIPNVQIDNTMVYTNTVPASSFRGFGCAQVTMAGESQIDELAAKVGMDPYEFRMHNAARPKQEFFPGMRPFDGSLTQDLKIVADNIGWNEPLPSGHGRSIGCSASDAGAYPLTSTAVRVHADGSASLMIGSTELGQGSHTVLPQIAAEELGIPFDLVRVVSSDTAITPYDRSTGASRTTTLMGRAVQEASQEAKEQMVRMAADVLGVQESEIESVRGGITCGEVRLNWSEVLTRYYKLPDGEVIGRAYIRKDKDFAQLPVFWEAAATGIEVSVDEETGKITMEKLGTCGDVGLAINPALAEGQDIGAATTGMGIGMFEELEFDRNQLLNGNILEYRLPRFSDMPPTVKLELVQNRDGVGPYGAKGGGEASLNSLPANIANA
- a CDS encoding TIGR03619 family F420-dependent LLM class oxidoreductase — its product is MGKFEFGIRVPNSGPLSSKENIVKAAQNSEELGFDTIWLHDHVVWSSEMHRHHISSGAAEALTDAQEANFFECMTTMSYLAAKTKDIQIGVACLVMPLRNPIYAAKQCATLDHLCDGRLLVGVGLGSKATRDSSEFDVFEVPIKGRGNRTDEYIEAMKAIWTQPMASYEGKYLKFDNAEIHPKPVQQPHPPVWVGGWMDQAAVRAGRYGEGWIPGWLSPTEMARGCEILNKAAEDAGRDPAGIKIAVEKLACIARTRDEAMTLALPTIRESSHTYERDVDNIQFALDRHIIGSVDDVRRRLDEFIEAGVQHFELKLIYPDMDTMYKEMLLWSEEIIPHYV
- a CDS encoding LytTR family DNA-binding domain-containing protein → MGSSYSSSVSDDEVDGSKEHPWEAAYREALSPYIFKRVLILMALYLGAYTLICPLGADGLTWTQRAAYLGLCSALVAPLCYAEYVVTLYLTRYWSPPGITLAAFAATFIATPTATVIAYGVDTLLFPPLLVPADWPTVYLFLTISVLICGTVTHYLVSQRSRDEAAGETWTETLPDTAPPDTPDERAASRVAAGHNAEESRSGFLRRLPAEAGQDVIYLKMRDHYVEIVTATGNCALLMRFVDAIHELSPQGIRVHRSYWVALRHVEGWTKRNHRVFLRLTGGHLVPVSRTYLAQTRAAVEREQSPQATSAKESR
- a CDS encoding alpha/beta hydrolase is translated as MRTEDVYFYSEGYKVHGTVYLPDDDQGKPWPGIVQGPGFLGLKDAKHYILMFERLCESGYACLCFDYRGWGQSEGPQKGWVMPTWQAEDIRNAITYMETRDDVDSDRIATYGSGGTGGGNAVLVGATDSRVKCVVCYLGVCSGRDWLHSMRREYEWIDYLKRIEEDRRVRVLNGTGELVAAREEIMVQTPERMTTNIKKEVASKIPNQMPLQCADAILDYCPEDVVHKISPRGVLFVAVENDATTPEEHSIRMYEKAGEPKKLVMLRKTTHYGVYNDYFDRIAGEVVDWYNRHLKYDRVGITEP
- a CDS encoding (2Fe-2S)-binding protein — its product is MSNAKPALVELRFELNGKDTAVECEPQQTLSEVLRNRLNLTGTKISCEVQVCGACTVLVDGLPVSACTYLAYEAQGRRVTTVEGLENADRSLHPIQQCFIDEFAFQCGFCTPGMILSAKALLDDNPDPTDDEIIHHMDGNLCRCTGYVPIVKAIRKAATVMKEARG
- a CDS encoding LLM class flavin-dependent oxidoreductase, producing the protein MATKLKFGLLLPHFGDQGSVEKCIEGSKLAESLGFDSVWVRDHLVFEPHGMEGTDNTHIECVAILSAISSVCKKLILGSGTMISHRHPIHLAQCMAALSVLSEGKVIMGIGAGTFQHEFAAAGLKNTRDDRFNMAKINSHLVRRLWAGEKVNYQDEYYSFEDVELKPTPLAPIPIWYGGGTPASCRRAVDYCDGWMPGRIPLATFHKCIKYLHDLCDKAGKPMVTTGAIPITSIAKDKDTAVSKVNAPGLINEGNKKPTWVKPKSGTFSKLEDIEGLLLAGTPEDIVRDTQRYEEGGLNHIVYDLRFRYEDWYEQIELLGKEVLPAVRA
- a CDS encoding S9 family peptidase, with the protein product MERTLNPPAAKIIPERLEHHGHVRTDDYYWLRERDNPDTVAYLEAENAHTKESMAHVQELEDSLFEEIKGRIKQTDMSVPYRRDDYYYYTRFEEGQEYPLYARKRESLENPEELMLDVNALAEGHEFFSVARIAVSFGQDLLAYAEDTQGRRIYTVRFKDLATGETLPDVIPEVTSNITWANDNRTLFYAKQDPETLRSCRIYRHVLGTDPAEDVLVYEETDDTFSAHVFKTKSKRYLMIVSSQTLSSEYRYLDAGDPTGAFTVFVPRERGHEHAVDHFEDRFFIHTNHEAQNFRLMSTPVDRTGKEHWKEVIPHRPEVLLEGFEVFRDHLVLEERHDGLMRLRVIPWDGSEEHYLEFGEPAYAAGTSVNPEFDTTVLRYGYTSMTTPSSIYDYDMVTRARTLLKQEEVLGGFDSGDYRTERLHATAADGARVPISLVYRKGMERDGRSPLLLYGYGSYGHSLDAAFGSARLSLLDRGFVFAIAHIRGGEEMGRAWYEDGRLLRKKNTFTDFIACAEHLIEQRYTSRERLFAMGGSAGGLLMGAVVNLRSDLFKGMVAQVPFVDVVTTMLDPDIPLTTGEYDEWGNPDDKEFYDYILSYSPYDNVAARDYPHMLVTTGLHDSQVQYWEPAKWVARLRAVKTDRNRLLLKTNMEAGHGGASGRFRRYREIALEYAFLLDLAGIDE
- a CDS encoding cupin domain-containing protein, which gives rise to MATRAVKEFEVHPYVQFMSDRFGAYDRWIESEGLPVVSGSHVRDVRRMELGEWPRRGGKGAYLSFSDQRVADGYVCEIAAGTSLEPQRHLFEEIVLITQGRGATTVWYDDARKRTFEWETGSLFAIPLNAWHQHFNASGQEPARYFALTSAPVVFELYRDPGFIFNTDHVFRDRFDPAQEDFFSRDGKYNTDYYGGILENNFISNIRDIKLVPREKRGKGNRNMYIHMAGSTMLAHVSQFPVGTYKKAHRHGPGAHIYMLDSTGYSLMWQEGAKPERFDWQEGTVMSPPAGSWHQHYNTGPEPCRFVALHASTAVQGEERGVEQIEFEDEDQALRRMYEDECARNGVTAQM
- a CDS encoding cupin domain-containing protein, which gives rise to MSDFYSEWLNTTGRNEEFVENAPRVARHKELEWVKTRQDAKAALMIAPEKGFPTGGSMMMRAEIPVGWHTGRHSHGEEAIYVESGTGFMVLDGKRYDFGPGTVLHVPYRSEHQLFNNGDVPVGYISGLAWHLEASVYMGRLEQFEDCGANDPAAMAAIGPEESQDWPEDGRRISMHQDQHELSGESKHGATYFLMGRSGSRNGFKATAAAISSIFVELPRSKSHSHAHPEAYLYALMGAGYSEIGGKKYTWEQGDAVHVPPGMMHHQHFNPSDGETRELRFEFGIRYWIVDQWKGYTTIDKHLKAMSMDEGDEDK